ATCATGGACTGCCTTCTGCAGACCGCCCGCCAGGCCGGGGTAGAGATCAAGACTGGAGTGGGTGTTAATGCTATTAAGGTTTCTGAGCATGCCCCTAAATTCACTTTGGAGTTAAGCACTGGAGAAACAATTAGGGCTTCAAAGATATTAGTGGCCACCGGCGGAAACTCCAAACCCGAGAGCTACCAATGGCTGCAGAAACTGGGCCATACCATAGAAGCGCCCCTTCCTTCGCTCTTTACGCTTAACGTACCTAACTCCCCGTTCAAAGACCTAATGGGCGTGGCCGTCCCGAAGGCCAAAATCAAACTCACCGGTCAAAAACTGGAAACCGAAGGCCCCCTGCTCATCACCCATTGGGGACTCAGCGGGCCTGCGGTTTTACGCTTCTCGGCCTGGGGAGCTAAACTCATGTACGGCCTTCATTACACCGGCACAGCCCTGGTTAATTGGGTTCCCGATGAAACCGAGGACCAGGTGCGCGCTCAACTATTACAGCAACGGCAATCATCTCCTCGCAAATCCGTCTTCTCCAACCCCCTCTTCCAACTTCCGTCCAGGCTCTGGCAACGCCTCTGCGAGCTAGCCGAAGTTCCGGAAGTCGTTATCTGGGCAGACTTACCGGGCAAAGCCCAAAACAAATTGATTGAACTCCTGGTCAGAACTCCCTTCGCGGTAAAAGGTAAAACCACCTTTAAAGAAGAGTTCGTCACGTGCGGCGGTATTAAATTGGAAGAACTGCAGTTAGAACGGATGGAAAGCCGCCTTATCCCGGGACTGTTTTTTGCCGGCGAAGTAGTGGACATTGATGGGATCACCGGCGGCTTTAATTTCCAGGCCGCCTGGACCGGGGGGTATTTGGCAGGGAAAGCCATGGCGGAAGGAAAGTAATACAAAGTGTTTTTGCTTCTAGCTGGCTTGCCTGAATTTAGTTTAGAGTATAGGCAGCTTGCGGTTTCTTTAATAGTAATTTCCTATTCCGCCTTTGGCTAGCGTGGTGGCTACTGTCGCCTAAGTCCTTATGCTGGGTTGTTCCATCTGTTCCCTCCGAACGCTCACGGCCGCGGGGCCCTGTCTTTCCCCCTCGCACTGCCCTTGTGGCCACTTTGCCTGCTGCTCTTAGTAAAGCTTGACTATGGCCACAAGCGAGGCGCTCGGAGTAAAGACTGGAATTGAGGGAATGCGTGGGAATGCATGATAAAACGTGGGAATGCATGATAATATTTGATTTCACATTTTGAGGCCGTTTTCCTAAAAACAGGCCCAAAAGGCAATAACCTTTACAAAGCGCGGACTCTCCCCTTGAAGGGAGCGCAGAGGGGTGTTTACACAGGAAAACACAAATGCAGTAGATGAACCATCCTCCATTAAATAAGTACTTCACAGATAAGTCACAGAAGTAACTTCCGCGCCATAGTAGAGGGCCATTGGCACAGACACTCGTAGGAGCAGCGCACGCTACGAGGTCTTTTGAGCCAGCACAGTCTGCCAGCAAGCGGCTTTCCCTCCGCCCGCAGGGCGATAAAGGCATTGCAACGGACCAACAGCAACCCATGTCCTGCCCCGCACCATGCGGAGGGCCGCCACCGCGTAGCCCGAAGCATGGGCAGGGGCAAGCAGCGGCTAATCAAACGGCAGTAGCCTAAGCTCCCTACGCAGCAGATAGCCTTTGCCAGGTGGTACTTGAGTGATGCCCCGCCTGTCTGAGCGGCAGCGAGTTCGGGGCTTCTTGATTCTTTTGGTTAGGTTGAGCAGCAAGGAGAAAAGTGACAGACGCGGGCAGGCCGCGACTCCCGCTTGGAGGCTTGGTAGGAAGAGAATAGAAAGCAAAGGAGCAATGGCAAATAGACCAGCAGTAGAGTTCGTTGGTGAGAACACCAACAACGGCTAAACCCTAAAGGGCTAAAAATCCAGACTTTTCCTTAAAATAGGGCAAAAAAATAAACGCAGCATTCTTAGTGCTGCGTTTATTTTAAAACAGATACTAAACCCTTTATTAACTTTTAAGCTCTGTCCCTATCTTATACGGGAGGCTTTTCAGCAGGGTTATCTTATTTGAAATTATTTTTAGTAATCTCTTCTTTTTCTTTCCCGGAAGCTTCCGCCACCGCTGCCACCGCTGCTGCGACCACCACGGTCTCCACCGCCGAAGCGACTTCCTCCGCCGGCGCTGCCGCCACGGTCACCACCTCGGTCACGGTCGCCATAGCTACCGCCACCGCGGTTTCCGCCGTAGCCACCTCGGTCGCCGCTACGGTCACGGTCTCCGCCGTAGCCGCCTCTGCTGCCACCACGGTCACCGCCACGATCTCTGTCGCCAAATGGCTTGTCATAGAATTTCTTTCTAGGACGGTCTTCCAGCTCCTGTAGCTCACGTCCGCCTTCGGCAGGGTCCATGTTCTTCTTCTCAGCTTTCTGGAATTTCACGGTCATGCCGTTGATTTCAGTAACTGATAAGCGCTCCAGAATTTCAGGGGTGTATTCGGTTGGTACTTCAATGAAGCTGAACCGGTCATACAGATCAATATCACCTACTTTGCCACCAGGGATGCTGGTGCTGTTGGTAAGGATATCTACCAGGTCTTTGGGGTGCAGACGGTCTTTCTTGCCAAGGGTCACAAACAGACGGTCAAACCCGGCTTTAGGGCCACCTTTGGCCTCACCGGCTTCGGCGCTCTTCTCTTTGTTCTTGGTGTCTTTCATCACCAATTTCAGCAAGGCAGCGGCAATATCCATGGTAGTTAAATCCTGGTCAACCAGGCGTTCCACTTTAAGGACATACTTGGCCAAGCTACCCTTAGCAATTACCTCTTTCACCTGGTCTAACAGCAAGGTGGTGCGCACCTCGGCTACATCTTCATAGGTAGGCACGTTCTGACGGATGATCTTCGCTTTGGTGAAGCGCTCAATGTCACGAAGTTTGTAAAGGTCACGGCCTGCCACAAACGAGAAGGCTTTTCCAGACTTACCGGCACGGCCAGTACGGCCAATACGGTGTACGTAGCTTTCATCATCCTGCGGAAGGTCATAGTTGATTACGGCTTCCACGTTGTCAACGTCAATACCACGGGCGGCAACGTCGGTAGCCACTAGAATTTCCAGCGTACCGGCTTTGAACTTGCCCATCACGTTGGAACGCTGGTTTTGGTTCAGGTCACCGTGTAAGCCATCGGCGAAGTAGCCGCGGGCCTGTAGGTGTCCTACCAGCTCGTCTACCATGCGTTTGGTGTTACAGAAGATGATTACCACCTTAAAGTTGTACATGTCAATAAGACGGGTGGTTACATCCATCTTGCCGCCACTGCGAACCTCAAAGTAGATCTGCTCAATATTGGTCACGGTCAGTTGCTGCTGGGTTACCTTCACAATCTCAGGATTGGTCTGGTACTTGCGCGTCAGCTCCATGATTGGCTTGCTCATTGTAGCCGAGAAGAACACCGTCTGGCGGTTTTCTGGCATATGGCTCAGCACAAACTCAATGTCTTCCCGGAATCCCATGTCCAGCATTTCATCAGCCTCATCAAGGATGATGGTTTTGGTGGTTTCCAGTTTAAGAGTTCCTCTTTCAATGTGGTCCATCACACGGCCGGGCGTCCCGATCACGATCTGTACCCCCTGACGGAGGGCGCGTAATTGGCGCTCATAGGGCTGACCACCATAGATAGGCACTACGCTGATGCCTTTTTTGTATTTTACAAGTTTCTGTATCTCCTCTGATACCTGAATAGCCAACTCACGGGTTGGGCAAAGGATGAGCGCCTGTACTTCACGGTTGTTAGGGTCAATACCTTCAATAGTAGGTATGGCGAAGGCGGCGGTTTTACCTGTACCGGTCTGGGCTTGCCCGATAACATCACGACCTTCCAATAACACCGGAATAGCGGCAGTCTGAATAGGAGAAGCTTCTTCGTAGCCTAAGTCCACGATAGCGCGCTGGATTTCTTCCGACAACGGAAGCTCCTGGAATTTAATTCTTTCCATTAATTTTTGATAGTGTTTATAAAGACAATACACCTGCCCTAGGGTATTCGTCATTTATCAAGATTTCGTTGCGGGAAACCGCACAGAGGTTTGCTTGAGAAGTGCCTTATTGCCAAAAAATGAGACCAAACGGAGTCTCGGCGTGTATTGTGGGGCAAAGGTACGCAAATTTATAGCATGTTCCTAATATTCTACCCGAATGCCGGTAACTACTTTACAGGTAAGTGCCTAAACAGGAACTACTTTGCGAAAAAAATACCGAACCGGAGCAAACGTTAATTAAATTTTAAAAGTAGGTCTAATTAATGGACGCCTCGTATAAACACGTATAAACAAAATTAAACACGTATATAAGAATTGAATCAGACAGCAGAACCATCTCCCTCCCCCTTCCCACATGGGAATCCCCTTTAAGAGTCAGCCGGGCTTTCCATACTTGAACGCTTGGTGCTGATAGGATCAATGTATGGTAGGCGTATGGTGTAACCCAGAGGCCTAAAGCGGGTGTTGGCAGGAATTTTTTTTTTTGGTCTGATGATTCATTTTACTACAATCTCCAAAAACCAGCGGGAGTTTAACCTCATTGCTATAGGGTCGCTGGCCTTTAAGATGTATTCTCGGTTCTTGATGGACCGCACGGTACAAAACTGCACCCAGAATACGCTCAACGTGGTATCCGTGACCAGATTACCAGTTCTAGATCCGCATAAAAACAACTTTTACGTAGCCTTGATCTCAGATCTGGATGCCCCCGAATTGTACCCCTTATGTGACTATTTAATGAAAGCCCGCATTAACTTCGGGTATACGGTGGGCGAGGTCATGGCCTTGAACGACTCCCCCACTTATCTCAAGCGAATCCATAAACTCAAGAATTCCTTTGACGTGCTGGTGGAACTGGAGAATTTTCTGGTGGTAGACAGCCGTGAACTGAACAAGCAGGAGAAGCACGCCTTCCTCAGCACCAATTTCACCCTGCAACTACTCTGCATGCTCAAGCAGGTTTGCCAGACCGAATTTTCAGTTGCTGCTAAAACCACTACCTCCACAGCCCAGACCTTCCACTTTGGCGGCCGGACTTCCTATACCAGCCGACTGCCCTTTTTATAAGAAGCCCTTTACAAGCTCACGTAGCGCAAGAGGAATTCAACATAAGACAGTGCCAAATTAAGCCAAATGCGTTTTAAGCCCGTTTTAGCCAAAACAGGCTAAACCGCATTTGGCTTTCACCTTTACAAAGTCGCACAAAGCATCGCCTTGCGGGAAAAACCTGGAGCTTTGTCTTTCTATAGAAGAAGACGCATTTTTTGCCTATTTTCGTAAAAACAGCCCCAAAACAGGGGGGATCATATAGGAGAAGACAAACAGTTTCTGGTTAATTTATTACTATTTCTTAATTACCAATTCTTAATTCGCAAAAGTGCCTGCTACCTTTAAAATATATTCCTCTTCTGCCGGCTCCGGTAAAACGTACCAACTTACCAAAGAGTACCTTAAACTGGCCCTGCAGAGCGAAGATCCTTCCTACTACAAGAATATCCTGGCCATTACCTTCACCAATGACGCGGCCCAGGAAATGAAGACCCGTATTTTGGGGGCCCTGCGGAGTTTCAATGATTCTACCCAATCTGAGAAGGAAAAAGCCAAGAGCGACGATCTTTTGGTTAACATATTAAAGGAGATACAGGAAGAATACGATCAACCTAACTTAACAGAAGCCACTTTGCGCGGACGGGCGGCGCGGGTGTTTGACCACGTGCTCTTCCATTACTCAGAATTTGCCGTCAGTACCATTGACTCCTTCGTGAACAAGGTGGTGAGCGCCTTTACCACGGAGCTAAAACTGCCCCATAACTTTGAGGTAGATATGGACGCGCAGACGCTATTGAGCACTGCCGTGAGCCTACTTTTAAACAAGGTGAACACCAAGGACGAGAACAAGCTGCTGGCCGAAACCCTGCAGCAATATGCCCTGGAGAAAGCTGAGGAAGGAAAGAGCTGGAACAACCTCCCCGAAGAACTCGCCGACTTCGCCCGCCACCTGTTGAACGAGCAAACCTATGAGCACTTGCTGGACATAGGCAAGCTAACCTTACAGGATTTCAAGAAAATACGGCAAGACCTCTACACCCAGAAAACAGACATTGAGAAGCAAATTCAAGCCCTGGCGCAGGAAGCCTCTGACCTGATCCATACGCATAACATACAGCCAGAGGAGATGTCTTATGGCAAAAACGGGATCTACTCCTATTTCAGGAAGTGGAACGTGATCTTTGACATTACCACCGCTAACAGCAATGCCACCAAAACGGTAAACGATGACAAGTGGCCCAGCGCCAAAGCCAGCACCGGCGCCAAAGTCAGCCTGGACCAAATCAAAGGCCGGCTCTCTGAATTATACCGCGGCATTGAGAACCTAAAAGAGCGCGAAAGCCAAAACCACATCATCATCTCGGCCATGCTGCCGCACCTCTACAAATTGAGTGTGCTTAGTGAGCTGGAGCGCTGCATTCAGGAAATAAAGCTGGACAAAAACCTGGTGCACATCTCCGAGTTCAACAAGCGCATCACGGAGATTGTCTTGCAGGAGCCAATTCCCTTTATCTATGAGCGGCTGGGCGAGCGGTACCAGCATATCTTGATTGATGAGTTCCAGGACACGTCGGTATTGCAGTGGAACAACCTGTTGCCCCTGGTGGAGAATGCCTTGAGCGGAGGCGGTTTTAACATGGTGGTGGGTGACGCCAAGCAGGCCATTTACGGCTGGCGGGGCGGCGAGATGGAGCAGATATTGCATCTGCACCGCAACCAGACTCAGTTCCTGTACCAGAATTCCCGGTTTGAGGAGAACGTGGCCCCGCGGTATGACACCCTGCGCTGGACCCTTACCCCAGATCACCTGAACACCAATTACCGCAGCGCCCCGGAAATCATCACCTTCAACAATGAGCTGTTCTGGTTTATCAGCCAGGCCAACCCACAGTTTCCGCTGCTGCAGGCTATCTATGATGAACACTTCGCGCAGAAATCGCCGGCCGGCAAAACCACAGGTCAGGCGCACCTGCAGGTGCTGTTCACGCATGATGAGGACAGTCCCCGCCGCTATCACCTTGATTCCTGCGCCCGCACGGAAGAACTCTATGTTGGCTACGCCGAAGAGGACCTCCTCTCCTACCAGGAAAGTACCCTGCAACTGGTGCTGCAGATGGTGCAACAGGCCCAGGCCGATGGCTACGCCCCCCGAGATATTGCCATTCTGAGCCGCACCAACCGCAACAGCAAACTGGTGGCCAACTTCCTGAAGCAGAAGAAATACGACATCATCTCCCAAGACTCTTTGTCCCTGCAGTTTGCCGAGGTCATTAATCTAATCATTGCTTTCTTCCGGTTATTGAACCAACCGGCAAACGGCCTGGCAAGGTCGCAGGCCTTGTACTTGGTCTACAAAGTAGTGCACCAGGAACTACCCGATAATGTGACTACCAACAAGATTGCCTGGCTGGCCACCCATCAAAGCATTGACCCATTTTTCCAGTTTCTTCAGGAGCAGGGCTTTGACATCGCCTACCGCGATGCGGGCAACTTGTCTATCTATGAACTCACCGAGAAACTAATCAGAGTCTTTGACCTGCTGGGCAAGAACAATGAGTGCGAATACCTGTTCCGGTTCCTGGACTTGGTGCTGGAGTACACGCTCAAAAACAGCAACAACCTCAATAACTTCCTGGAGTATTGGGACCTGCACAAAGAGCACCTGAGCATCAACACGCCCAAAGACCGTGACGCCATCACCATTACCAGCATCCACAAAGCCAAAGGCCTGGACTACCCCGTGGTCATTGTGCCGTTCTGTGACTGGAGCCTGGAGCCGCAGCAAGCTTCTTTGCTCTGGGGCACGCTCCCGTCCAGCGTAGCCGGCGATAGCAAACTGCGCACCGCAGTGGTGACCCTTAATAAGAAACTGGAGCAAACCGCCCTGCAAGACCAATACACCCTGAAGCTGGAGAAGACCTTTATTGAAAACCTAAACATGCTCTACGTAGCCCTCACCCGCCCCGTGGACCGGCTTTACCTCATTGCCAAGGCGCAGGATTTCAAGAGCGGAAAATCTCAGAAAAACGTGAGCTATTGGCTACACAAGTTCCTGGAAAGCAAAGAGCTCTGGCAGGAAGGCAACTACTGTTACCAGCTATCCAAAGGCGCCCAGCAGGCCATCCACCACAACCCCATCTCTGAGGAAGTGTACGTGTTGGACAAGTTCACCTCTTCTGACTGGGCCAAGAACCTGAAACTGAAACAGCACGCCAACAATGTCTTCGACTTTGAGACCCAGCAGGAACACCGTCGCTGGAACCGTAAACTCCACTACGCATTGGCCCGCATCTCCTACGCCGATGAGGCGCCTAAAGCCCTTCGGCAATTGGTGCACCAGGGCATCATATCGCAGCGCGAGATGACTACCCTCACCCAGATGGTGACCCACGTACTGGAACACCCGCAAATGCAACGCTTTTTCAGCCGCACCATGACCGTGGAGAACGAACGCGAAGTGCTGGACGTGCGCACCAACCGCTACAAACCAGACCGCATCGTGTTCGGGGAGACCGGTGACGTGACGCTTATAGACTATAAACTTCCCCCCGCCAAGCCGGAATATTCTGAGAACCTGAATTCTTATGCGGCCCTGTTTAGGGAATTGGTGTTCAGTAAGATCACTTGTGTGGTGTATTATTTTGAAGAGGAGCGCGTGGAAGAATGGGAGTATGTGGGGGAAGAGGTGGAGTAGGAAGCCCTTCAACTTTCTCCATAGCGCAAGCATATTAATACCTTCTTCAAATGCCCCTTATCTCTTTTGTCATCCTGAAAGGAACTCGTGGGCGAAAAGTAACAGCGTGTCAACTATGCCATTACCGTTCGCTAACAAGCTCCTTCCAGGATGACAGCGAGAGGGAGGGCAGAACTAAGACACTTTCATCACCTTTCTCCCCTCCCACAACACTTTCTTCCTCTTTCCTCGTACTCTATCTACCAACAAGAAAGAGACCATGGATAAAATAGTCACCACCCCCGATGTTGTTTTAATTGGGGCCGGCATCATGAGCGCCACCCTGGGCGTGATGCTGAAGCAGTTGCAGCCAGATTTAACCATTGAGATATATGAACGTCTGGGAGAGGTTGCCTCAGAAAGCACCGATGCCTGGAACAACGCCGGCACGGGACATTCCGCTTTCTGCGAGCTGAACTATACCCCAGAGAAACCAGACGGTTCCATAGACATCTCCAAAGCCAACGTTATTGCCGAATGGTTTGAGCAGTCGCGTCAGTTCTGGGCTTTTCTAGTGGAACAGGGCATCATTGACGATCCCAAAGTATTCATTAGAAGCGTGCCGCACATGAGCTTTGTCTGGGGAGATAAGAACGTGGAGTTCCTGCGCAAGCGATTTGAAGCTATGACCACTTCTCCGCTTTTCCAGGGCATGCAATATTCAGAGGAATATGAGCAGCTCACCCGCTGGATGCCACTGATCATGCAAGGCCGTGACACTTCCCAGCCATTGGCCGCTACCCGCATGGAAGCCGGTACTGATGTCAACTTTGGCTGCCTGACCCGGCACATGTTCAAATACCTGAAGGAAATGGGCGGCGTGGATTTGTTCCTGAACCATGAGGTGCGCTCCTTCCGGAGGAAAGAAGACGGATTGTGGCGCGTACGCGTGAAAGACCTGAACACCAAGCAGAAGCGTAGGGCCCGCACCAAATTTGTGTTCATTGGCGCCGGTGGCGGATCTTTGCCCCTCTTATTGGAATCCGGGATTCCGGAAGGCGAAGGCTTTGGAGGTTTCCCGGTGAGTGGCCAGTGGCTGAAGTGTACCAACCCATACGTAATCGCCAAGCACCAGGCCAAAGTGTACGGGAAAGCAGCCGTGGGGTCTCCTCCTATGTCGGTGCCTCACCTGGATACCCGGGTGATCAATGGCAAGAAAGCCTTGCTTTTCGGGCCATATGCCGGGTTTACCACCAAGTTCTTGAAGAAGGGTTCCTTCTTTGATTTGCCGCTGTCTATAAAAGTCAACAACCTCAGGCCAATGCTGGCCGCGGGCTATACTAACATCCCTTTGACCAAGTATCTGATCAGTCAGGTGCTGCAGTCAGAAGAAGACCGTATTGCGGCACTTAGGGAGTACGTGCCTACCGCGAGGCCCGAAGACTGGGAACTGGAGATTGCTGGTCAGCGGGTGCAAGTCATTAAGAAAGACGAAGAAAAAGGCGGCGTCCTGGAATTCGGGACGGAAGTGGTGAGCGCGGCAGATGGTTCCTTGGCAGCTCTTTTGGGTGCCTCGCCTGGCGCATCAACGGCGGTGTCCATAATGGTGGACCTTATCTTCAAATGTTTCCCGCAAAAGGCAAACTCTCCCGAATGGCAATCTAAAATCAAGGAGATGATTCCCACGTTTGGGCATTCGCTCAAAGACGAACCGCAGCTAACCGAAGAAATGCGCGCCTACACCAGCCGTGTATTGGAGTTGGAAGAAGCACACGTTCCGCACCGCGGATAGTTTTTTCCCTATTCACCCAACCGCCGTTTTGGGCCTGTTTTTAAGAAAACAGGCCCAAAACGGCGGTTTCTTTTTTACTCCTTATTAGGCACCACAATCAACTCCACAGTATCCAGGTCTAAGGCGGCCAGATGCCCAAACCGGCCGGCATACACGCAACCCGCGTCAATATTAATCACGTCAATGTCTGGGGTGGTCACGGTGGTGGCCATCTGGTCTAAGGATATGGGCGTATGCCCATGAATGATTTTCCGGTTCCCTAGAATGGTTTTGTCTACCTCAAACTTACGGGTCCAGAGCATGGCCTCCGTGTCGGCAAAAGGGTCGGGCGCGCTGAAGTTGAACCCGGCATGCACCAGCAGGTAATCGTCTAGTTTAATGTATAGCTTCAGGTTCTCCAACTGCTGAAAGTAAAGTTCAGGAATCTGCTGCGGAGTGGCCACCTCAAAACTCTCCATGGCTTCGGCGCCGCCGTTCAAAAGCCATGTGGTCAGGTACGTAGAATCAGTTCTGGACTGCATTAGCATTTCCTCATGGTTCCCGCGCAGGGCCTCTACCCTATGCCCTTCCTTCTGTAGCTCAACTATGTAATCCAACACGCCTTTAGAATCGGGCCCGCGGTCAATGTAATCGCCCAACAGGTACAGCGTATCGGTGGTCTTGAGTTGTAGCTCCTTCTCCACTAAATACCGGAAGGTCTTTTGGCAACCATGAATATCTGACACTGCGTAACGACTCATTGGTAAAGGTTTAGGTTAAGGGCTAAAATGTACGTACGGGATTACCGGGTTTGGGTCTTCCAAAGGCAGGAATGTTTTTGGCCTGTTTTCAGAAAAACAGGCTCAAAACAAATTTTATAGCTTGGTAACAAGTATTACGTCTTCCCCCCAGAATGCCGTAACTTGCTTTTTATTACGTGCTACCAGATACGCTCCCCATGCAATCTTTCCTGCGGCAAGCCGCTGACCATATTTACCAGGCCTACACAGACCAGCTCAGTGACCTGTGCATTGTATTGCCTACCCGGCGGGCTACGCTTTATTTTAAGAATGCCTTGGCGGAGGCCGCGCCTACCGGCATCTGGTCGCCGCAGATTTACTCCATGGAGGAGTT
This Rufibacter radiotolerans DNA region includes the following protein-coding sequences:
- a CDS encoding BaiN/RdsA family NAD(P)/FAD-dependent oxidoreductase, giving the protein MQETVVVIGGGAAGFFGAITCAETNPALRVILLEKTTKLLSKVRVSGGGRCNVTHACFQPSVFAQQYPRGQKALKKLLPMFGAQDTVNWFETRGVKLKTEPDGRMFPQSNTSETIMDCLLQTARQAGVEIKTGVGVNAIKVSEHAPKFTLELSTGETIRASKILVATGGNSKPESYQWLQKLGHTIEAPLPSLFTLNVPNSPFKDLMGVAVPKAKIKLTGQKLETEGPLLITHWGLSGPAVLRFSAWGAKLMYGLHYTGTALVNWVPDETEDQVRAQLLQQRQSSPRKSVFSNPLFQLPSRLWQRLCELAEVPEVVIWADLPGKAQNKLIELLVRTPFAVKGKTTFKEEFVTCGGIKLEELQLERMESRLIPGLFFAGEVVDIDGITGGFNFQAAWTGGYLAGKAMAEGK
- a CDS encoding DEAD/DEAH box helicase codes for the protein MERIKFQELPLSEEIQRAIVDLGYEEASPIQTAAIPVLLEGRDVIGQAQTGTGKTAAFAIPTIEGIDPNNREVQALILCPTRELAIQVSEEIQKLVKYKKGISVVPIYGGQPYERQLRALRQGVQIVIGTPGRVMDHIERGTLKLETTKTIILDEADEMLDMGFREDIEFVLSHMPENRQTVFFSATMSKPIMELTRKYQTNPEIVKVTQQQLTVTNIEQIYFEVRSGGKMDVTTRLIDMYNFKVVIIFCNTKRMVDELVGHLQARGYFADGLHGDLNQNQRSNVMGKFKAGTLEILVATDVAARGIDVDNVEAVINYDLPQDDESYVHRIGRTGRAGKSGKAFSFVAGRDLYKLRDIERFTKAKIIRQNVPTYEDVAEVRTTLLLDQVKEVIAKGSLAKYVLKVERLVDQDLTTMDIAAALLKLVMKDTKNKEKSAEAGEAKGGPKAGFDRLFVTLGKKDRLHPKDLVDILTNSTSIPGGKVGDIDLYDRFSFIEVPTEYTPEILERLSVTEINGMTVKFQKAEKKNMDPAEGGRELQELEDRPRKKFYDKPFGDRDRGGDRGGSRGGYGGDRDRSGDRGGYGGNRGGGSYGDRDRGGDRGGSAGGGSRFGGGDRGGRSSGGSGGGSFRERKRRDY
- a CDS encoding UvrD-helicase domain-containing protein, whose protein sequence is MPATFKIYSSSAGSGKTYQLTKEYLKLALQSEDPSYYKNILAITFTNDAAQEMKTRILGALRSFNDSTQSEKEKAKSDDLLVNILKEIQEEYDQPNLTEATLRGRAARVFDHVLFHYSEFAVSTIDSFVNKVVSAFTTELKLPHNFEVDMDAQTLLSTAVSLLLNKVNTKDENKLLAETLQQYALEKAEEGKSWNNLPEELADFARHLLNEQTYEHLLDIGKLTLQDFKKIRQDLYTQKTDIEKQIQALAQEASDLIHTHNIQPEEMSYGKNGIYSYFRKWNVIFDITTANSNATKTVNDDKWPSAKASTGAKVSLDQIKGRLSELYRGIENLKERESQNHIIISAMLPHLYKLSVLSELERCIQEIKLDKNLVHISEFNKRITEIVLQEPIPFIYERLGERYQHILIDEFQDTSVLQWNNLLPLVENALSGGGFNMVVGDAKQAIYGWRGGEMEQILHLHRNQTQFLYQNSRFEENVAPRYDTLRWTLTPDHLNTNYRSAPEIITFNNELFWFISQANPQFPLLQAIYDEHFAQKSPAGKTTGQAHLQVLFTHDEDSPRRYHLDSCARTEELYVGYAEEDLLSYQESTLQLVLQMVQQAQADGYAPRDIAILSRTNRNSKLVANFLKQKKYDIISQDSLSLQFAEVINLIIAFFRLLNQPANGLARSQALYLVYKVVHQELPDNVTTNKIAWLATHQSIDPFFQFLQEQGFDIAYRDAGNLSIYELTEKLIRVFDLLGKNNECEYLFRFLDLVLEYTLKNSNNLNNFLEYWDLHKEHLSINTPKDRDAITITSIHKAKGLDYPVVIVPFCDWSLEPQQASLLWGTLPSSVAGDSKLRTAVVTLNKKLEQTALQDQYTLKLEKTFIENLNMLYVALTRPVDRLYLIAKAQDFKSGKSQKNVSYWLHKFLESKELWQEGNYCYQLSKGAQQAIHHNPISEEVYVLDKFTSSDWAKNLKLKQHANNVFDFETQQEHRRWNRKLHYALARISYADEAPKALRQLVHQGIISQREMTTLTQMVTHVLEHPQMQRFFSRTMTVENEREVLDVRTNRYKPDRIVFGETGDVTLIDYKLPPAKPEYSENLNSYAALFRELVFSKITCVVYYFEEERVEEWEYVGEEVE
- a CDS encoding malate:quinone oxidoreductase; this translates as MDKIVTTPDVVLIGAGIMSATLGVMLKQLQPDLTIEIYERLGEVASESTDAWNNAGTGHSAFCELNYTPEKPDGSIDISKANVIAEWFEQSRQFWAFLVEQGIIDDPKVFIRSVPHMSFVWGDKNVEFLRKRFEAMTTSPLFQGMQYSEEYEQLTRWMPLIMQGRDTSQPLAATRMEAGTDVNFGCLTRHMFKYLKEMGGVDLFLNHEVRSFRRKEDGLWRVRVKDLNTKQKRRARTKFVFIGAGGGSLPLLLESGIPEGEGFGGFPVSGQWLKCTNPYVIAKHQAKVYGKAAVGSPPMSVPHLDTRVINGKKALLFGPYAGFTTKFLKKGSFFDLPLSIKVNNLRPMLAAGYTNIPLTKYLISQVLQSEEDRIAALREYVPTARPEDWELEIAGQRVQVIKKDEEKGGVLEFGTEVVSAADGSLAALLGASPGASTAVSIMVDLIFKCFPQKANSPEWQSKIKEMIPTFGHSLKDEPQLTEEMRAYTSRVLELEEAHVPHRG
- a CDS encoding metallophosphoesterase family protein gives rise to the protein MSRYAVSDIHGCQKTFRYLVEKELQLKTTDTLYLLGDYIDRGPDSKGVLDYIVELQKEGHRVEALRGNHEEMLMQSRTDSTYLTTWLLNGGAEAMESFEVATPQQIPELYFQQLENLKLYIKLDDYLLVHAGFNFSAPDPFADTEAMLWTRKFEVDKTILGNRKIIHGHTPISLDQMATTVTTPDIDVINIDAGCVYAGRFGHLAALDLDTVELIVVPNKE